Proteins encoded within one genomic window of Columba livia isolate bColLiv1 breed racing homer chromosome 1, bColLiv1.pat.W.v2, whole genome shotgun sequence:
- the ASB13 gene encoding ankyrin repeat and SOCS box protein 13 isoform X2 has protein sequence MADPGGGASLRGEISFWADRTPVHEAARRGEILQLQQLIESGACVNAVTYDSITPLHEASLRGQTQCVKLLLAAGAQVDARNIDGSTPLCDACASGSIECVKVLLSHGAKVNPPLYTASPLHEACMNGSSECVQLLIDVGANLEAHDCHFGTPLHVACAREHLDCVKLLLKAGANVNAAKLHETALHHAAKVKNVDLVEMLIEFGGNIYARDNRGKKPSDYTWSSSPTAKCFEYYEKTPLSLSQLCRVTVRKAAGQRALEKIAKLNIPPRLIQYLSYN, from the exons GGCGGGGGGaaatcctgcagctgcagcagctgataGAGAGCGGAGCCTGCGTCAACGCCGTCACCTACGACTCTATCACCCCGTTGCACGAGGCGAGTCTGCGGGGGCAGACGCAGTGTGTCAAGCTCCTGCTGGCTGCGGGGGCCCAG GTGGATGCCAGGAATATTGATGGCAGCACCCCGCTCTGTGATGCCTGTGCCTCGGGGAGCATCGAGTGCGTCAAAGTGCTGCTGTCCCACGGCGCCAAGGTGAACCCTCCGCTTTACACGGCGTCTCCTCTCCACGAGGCCTGCATGAACG GTAGCTCAGAGTGCGTGCAGCTCCTCATTGATGTCGGTGCAAACCTGGAGGCTCACGACTGCCATTTCGGGACACCCCTGCACGTGGCCTGTGCCCGGGAGCACCTGGACTGTGTGAAGTTGCTGCTCAAGGCAG GGGCAAACGTGAACGCTGCGAAACTTCACGAGACAGCCCTTCACCACGCGGCCAAAGTGAAAAACGTGGATCTGGTGGAGATGCTGATTGAATTTGGAGGAAACATTTACGCAAGGGACAACCGAGGGAAGAAACCATCGGATTACACCTGGAGCAGCAGTCCCACAGCAAAGTGCTTTGAGTACTATGAAA aAACGCCTCTGAGTTTGTCGCAGCTCTGCAGAGTTACGGTGAGGAAAGCCGCCGGGCAGCGAGCGCTGGAGAAGATTGCCAAGCTAAATATTCCTCCGCGATTAATCCAGTACCTGTCCTACAACTGA